From Fundulus heteroclitus isolate FHET01 chromosome 14, MU-UCD_Fhet_4.1, whole genome shotgun sequence, the proteins below share one genomic window:
- the LOC118565919 gene encoding Fc receptor-like protein 5, whose product MENALLCMLAFFLLSALIYDHANAAQTEPGRRAGAVKDSITASVSLQPNWSEIFRGETVTLRCEIQGGGGAQWTYEWSSANRNSPSSSEYRIISVSESDSGDYSCMGRRCCECTGWSSAFRLTVRSDKPRATLTAEKTILPAGGSVALRCSVSSSAGWKFDWFRQESVSSLAQLIRTNEPDGVLRVSEGGVYSCRGGRGDPAFYTETSTEVTIQETVSIKPTVTLQPNWSEIFRGETVTLRCEIQGCGGAQWTYGWSPTTRNSPSSSEYRINSITESDSGDYWCTGRRGYQITEWSDAFRLTVRSDKPRASLSPEKTILPAGGSVALRCSVSSSAGWKYDWFRQESVSSPAHLIRTNEPDGVLRVSEGGVYSCRGGRGDPAFYTETSTEVTIQETVSIKPTVTLQPNWSEIFRGETVTLRCEIQGVGGTQWTYEWRPTTRNSPSSSEYRIISITESDSGDYWCMGRRGYQITGWSDAFRLTVRSDKPRARLTANRPIIPAGGSVALRCSVSSSAGWKFDWFRQESVSSLAQLIRTNEPDGVLRVSEGGVYSCRGGRGDPAFYTETSTEVTIQETGEFSF is encoded by the exons attccATCACGGCCTCAGTGTCTCTGCAACCCAACTGGTCTGAGATATTCAGAGGAGAGACAGTCACTCTGAGATGTGAGATCcagggaggtggaggagctcaGTGGACGTATGAATGGAGCTCAGCCAACAGAAACTCTCCATCATCCAGTGAATACAGGATCATCAGCGTCTCTGAGTCTGATAGTGGAGACTACAGCTGTATGGGTAGAAGATGCTGTGAGTGCACAGGATGGAGCTCTGCCTTCAGACTGACAGTGAGAT CAGATAAACCTAGAGCCACGCTGACAGCAGAGAAAACAATcctaccagcagggggcagtgtaGCACTACGATGCTCTGTGTCCAGCTCTGCTGGCTGGAAGTTTGACTGGTTCAGACAGGAGTCAGTGTCTTCTCTAGCTCAGCTCATCAGAACCAATGAACCAGATGGAGTCCTCAGAGTCTCAGAGGGAGGTGTGTAcagctgcagaggaggaagaggagatccAGCTTTCTACACTGAAACCAGCACAGAGGTCACCATTCAGGAAACTG TTTCCATTAAACCCACTGTGACCCTGCAACCCAACTGGTCTGAGATATTCAGAGGAGAGACAGTCACTCTGAGATGTGAGATccagggatgtggaggagctcagtGGACGTATGGATGGAGCCCAACCACCAGAAACTCTCCATCATCCAGTGAATACAGGATCAACAGCATCACTGAGTCTGATAGTGGAGACTACTGGTGTACGGGTAGAAGAGGCTATCAgataacagaatggagtgatgcCTTCAGACTGACAGTGAGAT CAGATAAACCTAGAGCCTCACTGTCACCAGAGAAAACAATcctaccagcagggggcagtgtaGCACTGCGGTGCTCTGTGTCCAGCTCTGCTGGCTGGAAGTATGACTGGTTCAGACAGGAGTCAGTGTCTTCTCCAGCTCATCTCATCAGAACCAATGAACCAGATGGAGTCCTCAGAGTCTCAGAGGGAGGTGTGTAcagctgcagaggaggaagaggagatccAGCTTTCTACACTGAAACCAGCACAGAGGTCACCATTCAGGAAACTG TTTCCATTAAACCTACTGTGACCCTGCAACCCAACTGGTCTGAGATATTCAGAGGAGAGACAGTCACTCTGAGATGTGAGATCCAGGGAGTTGGAGGAACTCAGTGGACGTATGAATGGAGACCAACCACCAGAAACTCTCCATCATCCAGTGAATACAGAATCATCAGCATCACTGAGTCTGATAGTGGAGACTACTGGTGTATGGGTAGAAGAGGCTATCAgataacaggatggagtgatgcCTTCAGACTGACAGTGAGAT CAGATAAACCCAGAGCCAGACTGACAGCAAATAGACCAATCataccagcagggggcagtgtaGCACTACGATGCTCTGTGTCCAGCTCTGCTGGCTGGAAGTTTGATTGGTTCAGACAGGAGTCAGTGTCTTCTCTAGCTCAGCTCATCAGAACCAATGAACCAGATGGAGTCCTCAGAGTCTCAGAGGGAGGTGTGTAcagctgcagaggaggaagaggagatccAGCTTTCTACACTGAAACCAGCACAGAGGTCACCATTCAGGAAACCGGCGAGTTTAGTTTCTGA